In one window of Streptomyces sp. FXJ1.172 DNA:
- a CDS encoding penicillin-binding transpeptidase domain-containing protein: protein MNRAVKIGLAGTCTALLALGGIGTYNLVQGLTSGSAGDAKPAQGSTFDAAELSSAPPSGAEAVKLTRAFLDSWSRSHLDGAASDTDAPDAASQALRDYADGLHLKKLSFDRILSAGPSAVTPGATKVTFAVTAQVAGGTWTYPSAVAVLKGTHGPLAVHWNNSVLYPGMGDGQSLIAGKLPADPGATKVVADDGKTDLSAFASLRDITATIRKNAEPAGGSADTGVAVVDGGGAAVQTLQVFTKGRAPVIRTTIDAGLQAVAEDAVKDAHLQGKPAGTVALDWRNGHILAIAHTGGDGDIAINGIKSPGSTMKIITAAALFDRAGLTPSSPAPCTDSVVANSQLFHNDPGVRADPGSSLAQAFTVSCNTAFIKDGFHELVHDGDASALHDEAVNVFGMGSWSIGGGVATTDPSIPADVQGGDQAAQFIGQGKVTATPLFMASVAATVRNAGFEQPVILPGQHQDNAPRPLSARTAGRLQSMMRDVATSGTAAPRLGGLAGVGAKTGTAEEGDHTNGWLTAYGSRVSVAALVEGGSSGVDSAGYVVRRLLTGS, encoded by the coding sequence ATGAACAGAGCTGTGAAGATCGGCCTTGCCGGTACCTGCACCGCGCTGCTCGCTCTCGGGGGAATCGGTACCTACAACCTGGTCCAGGGCCTGACCTCGGGCTCCGCGGGTGACGCCAAGCCCGCGCAGGGGAGCACCTTCGACGCGGCGGAACTGTCGAGCGCGCCGCCGTCGGGCGCCGAGGCGGTGAAGCTCACCCGCGCGTTCCTGGACAGCTGGTCCCGCAGTCACCTCGACGGCGCGGCGAGCGACACCGACGCGCCGGACGCCGCCTCGCAGGCGCTGCGGGACTACGCCGACGGCCTCCACCTGAAGAAGCTGTCGTTCGACCGCATCCTCTCCGCGGGGCCCTCGGCGGTGACGCCGGGCGCCACGAAGGTCACCTTCGCGGTCACCGCCCAGGTGGCGGGCGGCACCTGGACCTACCCCAGCGCGGTCGCGGTGCTGAAGGGCACGCACGGCCCGCTGGCGGTGCACTGGAACAACTCGGTGCTCTACCCGGGCATGGGCGACGGCCAGTCGCTGATCGCGGGCAAGCTGCCCGCCGACCCCGGCGCGACGAAGGTGGTCGCCGACGACGGCAAGACCGATCTGTCCGCCTTCGCGTCCCTGCGGGACATCACGGCGACGATCCGCAAGAACGCGGAGCCCGCCGGCGGCAGCGCCGACACGGGTGTGGCCGTGGTCGACGGCGGCGGTGCGGCCGTACAGACGCTGCAGGTCTTCACCAAGGGACGGGCTCCGGTGATCCGGACGACCATCGACGCCGGGCTCCAGGCGGTGGCCGAGGACGCGGTGAAGGACGCCCACCTCCAGGGCAAGCCCGCAGGAACCGTCGCGCTCGACTGGCGCAACGGTCACATCCTGGCGATCGCGCACACGGGCGGGGACGGGGACATCGCCATCAACGGCATCAAGTCGCCCGGCTCCACCATGAAGATCATCACCGCGGCGGCCCTCTTCGACCGGGCGGGACTCACCCCGAGCAGCCCGGCACCCTGCACGGACTCGGTGGTCGCCAACAGTCAGCTGTTCCACAACGACCCCGGAGTGCGGGCCGACCCCGGCTCCTCCCTCGCCCAGGCGTTCACCGTGTCGTGCAACACCGCCTTCATCAAGGACGGGTTCCACGAGCTGGTGCACGACGGCGACGCCTCCGCCCTGCACGACGAGGCCGTGAACGTCTTCGGCATGGGCAGCTGGTCCATCGGCGGCGGGGTCGCCACCACCGACCCGAGCATCCCGGCGGACGTGCAGGGCGGCGACCAGGCGGCCCAGTTCATCGGCCAGGGCAAGGTCACGGCCACCCCGCTGTTCATGGCCTCCGTGGCGGCGACCGTCCGCAACGCCGGCTTCGAACAGCCGGTCATCCTGCCCGGACAGCACCAGGACAACGCGCCACGGCCCCTGTCCGCCCGCACGGCCGGCCGTCTCCAGTCGATGATGCGCGACGTCGCCACCAGCGGTACGGCGGCTCCGCGCCTCGGCGGGCTGGCCGGCGTCGGCGCCAAGACAGGCACCGCGGAGGAAGGCGACCACACCAACGGCTGGCTGACCGCCTACGGCTCCCGCGTCTCGGTCGCGGCGCTGGTCGAAGGGGGAAGCTCCGGCGTGGACTCCGCCGGATACGTCGTCCGACGGCTGCTGACCGGCAGCTGA